CCGCCGCCGGGCTCATGGTCGCGATCCCCGCCCTCATGGCCCATCGCTATCTGCGCGGGCGCATCGATAGCCTGGTCATCGCCATGGAGCAAGAGGCCTTCCGGCTCGTCGAAGTGATCCACGGCGAGCGTGACGACGAAGCGGTCTCTCCGGCGCGTGCCGTGCGATGAACCTGCGCCCGCGACGCCAGGACGATGTCGAGATCAACCTGATTTCGCTCATCGATGTGTTGCTGTTCCTGGTGATCTTCTTCATGGTATCGACGACCTTCGTGGAGAAATCCGAGATCGCATTGACGCTCCCCGAGGCGACCACCGATGCCCCGCCCGCCGCGGAGAACCAGATCGAAGTGACCATCGCGACGCACGGCGGCTATTACGTGAACGGCAACGCGCTCGCGGACACCGGTCTCACGACCGTAGAACGAGCTATGGCTGAGGCCGCCAAGCCTTTGCGGGACCCCGTCGTCATCATCAACGCCGACGCCAAGGCCACGCACCAATCGGTGGTCACTGCCCTGGACGCCGCGCGGCGCCTGGGGCTCCTGCGCGTGACCTTCGCGACGGAGGCGTC
This sequence is a window from Pseudomonadota bacterium. Protein-coding genes within it:
- a CDS encoding biopolymer transporter ExbD, with the translated sequence MNLRPRRQDDVEINLISLIDVLLFLVIFFMVSTTFVEKSEIALTLPEATTDAPPAAENQIEVTIATHGGYYVNGNALADTGLTTVERAMAEAAKPLRDPVVIINADAKATHQSVVTALDAARRLGLLRVTFATEASGQP